A segment of the Spirochaetaceae bacterium genome:
CAGCAGGCGCGCGGCCGCGGCGGCCGCGCCGGCCACGATCAGCACGCCCGCCACGGTCGCCGCGGCATGCTGCAGGGCGTGCACGGCCGCCCCCGCCGCCGCCGCCACGACCGCCAGTGCAATCACGATGGCCGCGGCTCCGGCGGGTCGAGCGGGGCTGAGCAAGGCGCGCGGCACGCCGGTTAGCTCATTGCAGCCGGTGGCGGCAGCCGGGATGGATCGCCGCTCGAGAGCAGCCGGTGTTTCGCCACGGGCTGCTCTAGGCGGTGGCGTCCTTGAAGCGGTAGCCGACGCCGCGCACCGTCTCGATGAGCCCGCTGCCGGCGCCCAGCTTCTTGCGCACCCCCGCGATCAGCACGTCGATGGAGCGGTCGGTCACCGGGTAGTCGGGTCCATGCACCGCGGCGACGAGCTGGTTGCGCGTAAACACCCAGCCGGCGTGGCCGGCCAGGAACTGCAGCACCGAGAACTCGGTAGCGGTAAGGCGCACCGCCCGGCCGCCGACCTTGACCTCGCGCCGGCCCGGATGGATGGTCAGCGCGCCCACGGTCAGCGGCGCCTGCCGGTCGTGCACCTCCGTGCCGTGCCGGCGCAGCACCGCCTTGATGCGCGCTATGAGCACGCGCGGGCTGAACGGCTTGGTGACGTAGTCCTCGGCGCCCTGTTCCAGGCCGGCGATGATGTCGGCCTCCTCGCCCTTGGCCGTTACCATCACGATCGGCACGCCGCGGGTCAGCACGTTGGACTTCAGGATCTGGCACAGCGCCAGCCCGTCCATGCCAGGCAGCATGAGATCGACCAGGATCAGCAGCGGCGTGCTGTCCGCCAGCAGCCGCAACGCCTCCTCCGCGGAGCGCGCGGCGACCGTGACGAATCCCTCCCGCCCGCAGTTGAAGCGGATCAGCTCCATGATGTCGTCGTCGTCCTCGACGACCAGGATGTGGTGGGTCTTGGGCATGTCTGCCTGGATCAATCCATCCGGGCGCCCGGCCGGCCGTCAAGGCGCATGCGTTGCCGGCAGCCGGGATCCTTTCCATTCGGCGCGTACGCCGGCAATGGCGAGTACCGTGATGTACGCGTAGAACCCCATGAAGAACAGCGTATACGGAACCACCCGGGCCAGGGCGCGGCGCCGGCGCGGGTGGTACAGCGCCGCGGCCAGGGCAGCCAGCGTGCCGATGCTCACCAGCGAGGTAAGCGGCCACACCACCAGCCACGGCACCAGCAGCGCAAACGGAGCGGCCGCCACGCTGAGGATCAGGAACAGCGTGACGTAGCGGTAGCCCCAGGCGGCGGCCGGGTCGTTGCTGTAGAAGGCGCCGCCGTTCCAGCGCACGTGCTGATTGATGAACGCGCGCCAGTCGGGCTGCGGCTCGGTGGTGACCAGCGTCTCGGCAAGCGTGGAGGCGCGCACCTTCCAGCCGGCGCGGCTGGCGGCGCCGATCAGCGCGGCATCCTCGGTAATGGTGTAGCCGAGCGAGCGGAATCCGCCGATCCCGGCCAGCACGGGCGCGCGCAGCGCCAGGTTGTTGCCGAAGCAGCCGGTCGGCTGGCCCAGCCCGGCGGTGCCGGTGGAGTACTGGTGCACCAGCGGCTGGTCGAACGCCTGGTAGCGGTCGGTAAAGCGGTCCGGGCCGCGGGCTGCGGCACCCTCGGTGCGGTCACCGTCGCCGCTGCCGCCGAAACCGATGCCGCTGCCGCTGCCGCCGGGCGCCTGCACCGCCAGTTGGCCGAACACCACCCCGGTTCTGCCGCCGGCGTCGGCGGTGAAGTAGGCGGTAAGCCGCTCCACCCAGGTCGGCGGCACCGTGCAGTCGGCATCGGTGAACAGCAGCAGTTCACCGGCCGCCGCGGCCACGCCGAGGTCCAGCGCCTGCTGCTTGCCGGTGCAGTCCTCGGGCGGCCGCCGGTTGCGCACCACCCGTACCGGGTAGGGTGCCGCGGCGCGGTGGCGCTCCATGATGGCGGCGGTGGCGTCGGTCGACCGGTCGTCGACCAGGACCAGCTCGAAGGCGCCGGTGGTCTGCGCCGCCAGCGAGTCCAGCAGCCGCGGCAATGCCTGTTCTTCGTTCATGGCGGCCACCACCACCGATACCGGCGGAGCACTCCGCCGCCCGGAGGGGCGCCGCCGCCGCCGTGCTTCGTCCCGGCGGTCGCGCAGGCGTGCCGCCAGCACGCCGGCGGCCAGGGTGGCGTGGGTGAGCAGCATGGAGGCGCACAGCGCGAGCACGGCCCATTGCAGCGCGCCGGCCACGGTCATGGCAGGGCGCGCTCCAGCGACCGGTTCAGGCGCGATGCGAACGCCACCGGATCGGAGAGTTGTGCGCCCTCGATCAGCAGCGCCTGTTCCAGCAGCAGGTGGCTGGTATCCGCCACCACTTCGTCCGCGCCCTGCTTCAGCAGCGCATCGAGCTTGGTCACGATCGGGTGGTTCGGGTTGACCTCCAGGACCGGCTGAAACTTCTCCGCCTCCTGCCCGAGCGCGCGCAGCACGCCCTGCATCGACACCGTCGGGTCGTTGGCATCCGCCACGATGCAACTCGGCGAGTCGGTCAGCCGGGCGCTCGCCTTCACCTCCTTCACGGCGTCGCCGAGCACCTCGGCAATACGCTTCAGGAGCGCGTCCAGCTCCTGCTCCTGCTTCTCGCTGGCGGCGGTCTTCAGGTCGTCGGCGGTGTCGCTGCGGTTCACGGACTTCAACTCATGGTCCTCGAACTTTCCGATGGTCGGGATCACGAACCCGTCGATCTCGTCATCCATCAGCAGAACTTCGATCTGCTGTGCGCGGTACACCTCCAGCAGCGGCGAATGGCGCAGGTTGGCGCCGCGCTCCCCGGTGATGTAGTAGATCGCCTTCTGATCCTCACCCATCCGCTCCACGTACTGCTTCAGGCTGGTCAGGCCGTCGTGGGCGGTGGTGCGAAATCGCACCAGCTCGAGCAGCGCGTCGCGGTTGGCGAAGTCCTGGTACAGGCCCTCCTTGAGCGGGCGCCCGAACTCGGTGATGAAGGTGTCGTAGAGCTCGGGATTGTTGGTCAGGTCGCGGAACTCGGACAGCAGTTTCTTGACCGATGCGTTGCGGATGCTGGTCAGGAGGCGGTTCTGCTGCAGAATCTCGCGGCTCACGTTGAGCGGCAGGTCCTCGGAGTCGATCACGCCGCGTACGAAGCGCAGGTAGGCGGGCAGCAACTCCTTGTTGTCGTCGGTGATGAACACGCGCTTCACGTACAGCTTCACGCCGGGCCGGTAGTCGGCGTAGTACAGGTCGGGCGGCGCCTTCTTGGGGATGAAGAACAGGGTGGTGTACTCCTGGGTGCCCTCGGCGCGGGTGTGCACGTAGTGCAGCGGGTCTTCCTGGTCGTAGCTCAGGCCGCGGTAGAACTCGAAGTAGTCCTCGTCGGCCAGCTCCGACTTGGGGCGCTGCCAGAGCGCGCTGGCGGCGTTGATCTGCTCGCTATGCTGCTCTTCCTTCTTGTCGCGGGTCTCGGTGTAGTGCAGGTGGATCGGGTAGGGGATGTGGTTGGAGTACTTCTTGATTACCTCTTCGATCTGCCAGCGCGCGGCGAACTCGGCGCCGTCCTCGTTCAGGTGCAGGGTCACGGTGGTGCCGGCGCCGGTGCGCTCCGCCGGGGAAATCTCGAACGAGCCGCGCCCGTTGCTCACCCAGCGGTGCGCCTGCTCCTCGCCGGCGCTCAGGCTGAGCACCTCGACGCGGTCCGCCACCATGAAGCTGGAGTAGAAGCCGACGCCGAACTGGCCGATCAGGTTGGCGTCGCCGCCGGCGCCATCCTTGGCGCTCTTCTGCACTGCATCGAGAAACCGCTTCGTGCCGGAGCGGGCGATGGTGCCCAGGTTGTCGCGCAGTTCGTCGGCGTTCATGCCGATGCCGCTGTCCGCCACCGTCAGCGTCTTCGGTTTGCTCTCGGAATCGAACGAGATGTCGACCCGCGGCGTAAACGGCAACCCCTTGAAGTCCTCGTCGGTCAGGGTCAGGTAACGCAGCTTGTCCAGCGCGTCCGAGGCGTTGGACACCAGTTCGCGCAGGAAGATCTCCTTGTGCGAATATAGCGAGTGGATGATGAGATCGAGCAGCTGGCTGACCTCGGTCTTGAATCGGTGCTTGGCCATTCGTTCCGTCTCGTCCTTAGTTCATGGGTTCAGTGTGTCGTGCCGCCGGCTCGGCGCGGCGCCGCGGTCAGGGGCGACCGAAGCCGAAGCCCATGGCGTCGCGGACCAACTCCATGGTGGCGCGCGCCTCGCGGCGCATGCGCTCGTTGCCGTCATGCAGAATCTCGTCCACCGTCTCCGGCTGCGCCTCCAGGGCCGCGCGCCGTTCCCGGATCGGCTCCAGGAAGTCGTTCAGCGCCCGCGTCAGCTTGCGCTTTACCTCCACGTCGCCCACCGTGCCGGCGCGGTAGCGCTCCTTGAGGTCGTCCACCTCGGCGCGGTCGGGGTTGAACGCGTCGTGGTAGATGAACACCGGGTTGCCCTCCACGCGGCCGGGGATGTCGGCCCGGATGCGGTTGGGGTCGGTGTACATGCCGCGCACCTTGCGCTCCACGGTGGCGGCGTCGTCGCCGAGGTAGATGGTGTTGTCCAGGCTCTTGCTCATCTTGGCTTGGCCGTCGGTGCCGACCAGGGTGGGCACCTCGCCGATGAGCACGTCCGGCACCGGGAACACCTTGCCGTACAGGCGGTTGAAGCGGCGCGCGAGTTCGCGGCTCACCTCCACCTGCGACTCGTTGTCCTTGCCCACCGGCACCAGGTTGGCGCGCGGCAGCAGGATGTCGGCCGCCTGCAGCACCGGGTAGCCAAGCAGCCCGAACGGCATCGCCTCCAGGTAGGCGGCCTGCGCCATCTCCTTGAGGCTCGGTACCCGCTCCAGGCGCGCCACCGTGGTCAGCATCGACAGCAGCGTGTTCAGCTCGTAGGTCTCGGCAACGGCGCTCTGCACGAAGATAACCGCGCGCTCCGGGTCGATGCCGGTGGCCAGGTAGTCGATCGCCACGGCGCGGATGTTGGCGGCCAGCTCGCGCACGTGCACGCGCTCCGGGCGGGTGGTAAGGGTGTGCACGTCGGCGATGATGAAGAAGCACTCGTACCGGTCCTGCAGCTCGATCCGGTTCTTGACGCTGCCCACGTAGTGGCCGACGTGCAGCGGGCCGGTGGGCCGGTCGCCGGTGAGGATGCGCGGCCGCGTGCCGACCTGAAACGACTTCCTGTGACCGGCGGGCGCCGCAACGGTGGAACTCATGAGGCACCCTGAAAGTACGAAGCCGCCATCCCCCGGTCAAACCGGCGTACATGTCCCGCAAGCGCTTGTAACCCGTTACGTGACATGTTACGCTAGGTTACAATCCGTGGTTAAGAGCTTCAAACACAAGGGGCTGCAACGGTTTTTCGAAACTGGGAGCAAGCGCGGCATCCAGCCCAAGCATGCCGACCAACTCAGCGATATTCTGGCATCTCTGGATTCCGCCACGTCTCCGCGAGACATGGGGGCTCCCAGCTTTCGATTGCATCTATTGGAACCTCGCCATGCGGCCATCTGGTCTGTGTATGTTGCCAAGAACTGGAGTGTTGACTTCCGCTTCGTTGGCGAACATGTCGAATCAGTCGATTACGTTGATCACCACTAGGGGGTAGTGATGAGAATGTATGATCCTCCCCATCCGGGCGGCGTCTTGCGAAGACAGTGGATCGAGCCATTGGGTGTTTCCATTACCCAGGCAGCCAAGCGTCTCGGTGTGTCCCGCAAGGCGCTTTCCGAGCTTGTCAATGAACATACCGGGATCAGTCCCGAGATGGCGGTGAGGCTTTCCATTGCCTTGGATACCAGTTCCGAGCTGTGGATGAACATGCAGGCCAGCTATGACTTGTGGCATGCCGAGCAGCGTCGTGACGAGCTCACCGTAGCGACTCTTGTTGCGCCGCGGTGAGCGGTTGACCGTGCCGCCGGGTGGCTGCCGGTCTTGAGGGCGGAAGGGTCAACTACGGGTACCTAACGATCTGCTACGACCGCCGATCTGCCCGTGCCTTGTCAGACGCAATGAAAGTCGGGTGCTTGAAAGAAAGCTGCTGTATCAGCTCGCTGTTCATGCTGCCACGACCGGCCAGTGGCGCGTATACTCGCTGGTGTGAGCCATACCGCGCCGATTGATGCGTTCGTACCGGACTCGCTACGCGATTTGGCGGATCCGTCGCGGGATCTTCCGCGGTTGGCTAAGAGCCGGTCGACGATGGCGGCGATCGAGGCAGCCGTGGTCGAGGTCCCGACGCGGCATCGGTTGCTGCGCGGAGACGCTCGGCTGGCGGCGCTGTCCCCCGGTTCGGTTCACCTCGTGGTCACCTCGCCGCCCTACTGGATTCTCAAGGAGTACCGCCGCGCCGATGGCCAGTTGGGGTGGGTGGAGGATTACCAGGAGTTCTTGGCCGAACTCGACCAGGTGTGGCGTATGTGCCACGAAGCGTTGGTGCCGGGGGGACGGCTGATCTGCGTTGTTGGTGACGTGTGCCTTGCGCGTCGCAGGAATCGGGGCAAGCATACCGTGGTGCCACTGCACGCTTCGATCCAGGAGCACTGCCGGGAGATCGGGTTCGACAACCTGGCGCCGATTATCTGGAGCAAGATTGCCAACGCGGCTTACGAAGTGGACCGCGGTGGCGGTGGGTTCCTGGGTAAGCCGTACGAGCCCAACGCGGTGGTCAAGAACGATATCGAGTACATCCTGATGCAGCGGAAGGGCGGGGGCTACCGGAAGCCGGACCTGTCGGCGCGGATACTCAGTCTGCTTTCGGAGACCTCCTTCAAGCGGTTCTTTCGGCAGATCTGGTCCGACATCCCGGGTGAGTCGACCCGTGATCACCCGGCGCCCTACCCGGTCGCCCTGGCCGACCGCCTGATTCGCATGTTCAGCTTCGTGGGGGACACGGTTCTCGATCCGTTCAACGGCACCGCCACTACCCAGGTCGCCGCTGCCGCCTGCGGACGAAACAGCATCGGCATCGAAGTCGACCCGGTGTATTTCGAAGATGGACTCGACCGGCTGCGCCGGGAAATCGGAGGTCTCCTGAGCACGGCCCACGTGTCGACCGGCGAGGTAGGTGCGCGAAGTGGGCTGCCCGCCTCGGCGTGAGCCGCCCCGTATGATCACTGCCCAGGACGCCGTTTCGACAACTTGATCGAGCAGGTCTCGGTCGGAAACCCCAACGCGGTCAGGACTGACTGATCGCCGCGGTCTGCGTCTATGCCTTCTCGGCATGGTGGCGGAGGGCGGGGAGGAGGGCTTGCAGGTAGCGGGCGACGTCCCGGTGTTCGGCGAGCAGGCGGGCGACGGCGGCGTCGATGGCGGTGCGCAGCGGCGGCGGCGTGGCGGCGGGGATTTCGTGGCGGTCGAGGATGCGGGGGGCGGCGTGGGGCGTGAACAGGATGTCCACCCACAGGTCGCGCCAGTCGAAGCGGTGCGCGGCCAGCGATACCTGGTCGCAGATGTTGAAGTAGAGGGCGCGCGGGGCGGACAGGTCGGGCGCCATCCAGGCATACAGGTTGTAGGGGCGGTGCTCCCAGAACAGGCCGAAGGTCACGGTGCCGCGCGGCAGGTAGATGCCGCCGACGGCGTAGGCGCGGTCGCTGACGAAGTGCAGCACGCCGTGGCCGGGGCGCAGCAGCAGCACGCGGGAGCGGAACCGGTTGCGGCGGCCGTCGGGGTAGCGCTTCTCTTCGTAGCACCAGCGCGGATAGTAGCGTACGTCGCGATCGGCGTGACTGTTCATGCGGCCTCCTTTTGCTCGTCGGCGCGTGCACCGCGGCGGGCTACGGCGCTGCCGGATGCGCCGGCGCTTGGTACGGGCACGGATGAAACGCTGCTCACGGGCAGATCTGCGCCTTGCGTGCCGCGGCCGGTCATGGGCGCCACTGGTGGGCTGCCAGGTCGAGGCGTCCGTCCGGGCTCACGGCCACGCCCTCGGCGAGCAGCAGGGAGCGCTGTCGCTTGAGCCCGTCGCCCGGCAGCCGGATCGCTCCGCCGGCCCCGACGACGCGGTGCCATGGCAGTCCACTGTCGGCGTAGGCACGCAGCGCCCAGGCCACCTGCCGCGCGGCGCGCCGGTTGCCCGCCTGCGCCGCCACCTGGCCGTAGGTCGCCACCCGCCCCGGCGGGATCGCCGCCACTACCGCCGCGATGCGCCGCAGCAGGCCGGCGGAGTCGGGAGTCCTTGTCGTCGGGGCGTCCGACCGCACACGTTCACGTTCGGCCTCTTCGGGAGGCGGCTCGTCAAGCTCCCGCGGTGCCGCCGAGCGGATGGACCCGCGCCTGAGCGCGTTCGGGTCATCCAGATCGTGGCGCGGTTTCGTGGCATGGCCAGTCCACGGTTCAGCGTGTTCCTGACCGACGCCCGCAGATGGGCCGCCGTTCTCCATCAGACGCGTCATGGGGAGCGCTCCCGGGCACGGCACAGGCGAGAGTCCCCGGTGCGAGTGCCGCCACGGTCGCGGCTCGGTTCGGCGGCAGGGCCGGTGAGCGACGCCAGACGCCGACCACTGCTACCCGAGCGGAGGTCGCCGGGCTCACGGAGCGGCGTCACTGCCGGCTCTCCCAGGCACGGAGCCTGGCTCGCCCGCGGCGAAACACCGGCCTTCGAGGAGCGCTCTCGGTGCGAAGCCTGTATTCGCGACGGACGGGCCGTGCGCCGGAGGGGGCGCCGCCCCACGGTGGCGGCGCGGTCATCGGAAGGCCGGCCAGCGCAGGGCGCCGCGAAAGGCGACGCGTTCGCCGGGCGCGTCGGCGGCCACGATCCGGCCCACCGGGTAGCAGGCCACGCGGGCGGCGCCGGCTGCCGAGCGCACCTCGCCCTCGCTGCCGGCGGCGACCACGGCGAGCATGCCGGCGCCGCAGTTGAACACGCGCAGCATCTCGCTGTCGGGCAGCGATCCGGCGGCGCGCAGCACGGCGAAGATCTCCGGCACCACGAGGCGCGACAGGTCGATCTCGGCGGCCGTGCCGGGCGGCAGCACGCGGCTCAGGTTGGCGGCGATGCCGCCGCCGGTGATGTGCGCGAGGCCGTGCAGGTTGTCGCTGGCCAGGCAGGGGCGCAGCGCCGGCAGGTAGCAGCGGTGCGGGACCAGCAGCGCGTCGAGTACGGAACTCTTGCCCAGCGTCCGCCCGGCGAGGGACGGATCCGCGTCCAGCAGCCGGCGTACCAGCGAGTAGCCGTTGGTGTGCACGCCGCTTGAGGCCAGCGCCAGCACCGTATCGCCGGCGCCGATCCGGCTGCCGTCGATCACCTTGGAGTACTCCACCACGCCCACCACGCTCGCGGCCAGCACGTAGGTGCCCGGCTCCAGCACGCCCGGCTGCTCGGAGGTCTCGCCGCCGGTCAGGCTGCACTCCTGCGCCCGGCACGCCTCGGCCAGCCCGGCCACCAGCGCGGCGACCGCCTCGGGTTGCAGCGAACCGCAGATGATCGCGTCCTGCACCGCGACCGGCGCCGCGCCCATCACCACGATGTCGTTGACCAGGTGGTTCACGAGGTCGAAGCACAGCGACCGGTAGGCTCCGTGCGCCACGGCCAGCTTCTGCTTGGTGCCCGGCTCCTCGGTCTTGAACACGATCACCGGGTGCCGGTACTCGGGAAACGTCGCGTCGATCAGGGTGGCGAACGGACCGACCCCGTTCAGGATGCGCGGATCGCGCGGCGCGAGCAGCCGTGCCATGTCGCGCTTGGCGGCGTCCGCGGCGGCAATGTCCACCCCCGCCGCGGCGTAGCTCATGCCTGCGCCGGCGGATCCGGCGGCCGACTCGCTCAGCGGTCAGTCCTTGATGCGGACCATGATGCGGTGGCGGATCCGGTCGCGCTTTACCTCGAAGGCGTCCTGCCGCGCGGCGATCACCTTGACCAGCTTGGAGGAACCGTAGGTGCGCGGGTCGAACGCCGGATCGAGCTTCTTGAGATTGTTGGCGATCTTGCGCAGGTCCACCCACGCCGACTCCTGGTCCACCATCTCGTGCGCCTCGGTCACGATGGAGACCAGGTCGGCGTCCTCGAACCCGTTGCTTTCGTTCGCTGCCGTCGTTTCGGCGCTGCCTGCACCGTTGCCGGAACCGTCGGTACTGCCTGCCCCGGCGGCGGACCCGGCGCCATCGCCGCTGCGGCCATCCCGGCGCCGGGAACGCCGCCGCCGGCTGTCGCTCTCGTAGCTCTTCATGATGTTCTCGACGTAGCGGAATTCGTTGCAGGCGTTCACGAACGGCTTCGGCGTGTGGTGCTTGCCGATCCCGATCACCTCCATCCCGGCCTCGCGCAGGCGGATTGCCAGTTTCGTGTAGTCGCTGTCGCTCGATACGATGATGAACCCTCCGACGTGGTTGCTGTACAGTATGTCCATCGCATCGATGATCATCGCCGAGTCGGTAGCGTTCTTGCCCACCGTGTTGCTGAACTGCTGCACCGGCTGGATGGCGTGCACCGGCAGCTTCTTCTTCCAGGATTCGAGTTGCGTGGTGGTCCAGTCGCCGTAGATGCGGCGAATGGTCACGACGCCGAATTTCACGACTTCCTTCATGACGTGTTCGATTTGCGATGCCTGCGCGTTGTCGCCGTCGATCAGGACGGCCAGACGCCGCTCGGCAGTTGTGCTGGTACTCATGTGTTCCTCTTGTTGGTTGAGACTCGCGCCCTCTCGTGGGGCGCGGCGCTGCGCCGGTCCGCATCGGAGCGGGCGGTTGATGGGGAGGGCCCGGCCGGCGCGCCGGGGTGCGATGCCGGGCGGTTCCCGGCTGCTGCGGCAAGTTCGACGAAGCGGAAGCAATCGCGCAGGTGGTCGTTTACCAAGCCCACCGCTTGCAGGTGCGAGTATACGATTGTCGGGCCGACGAAGCGAAATCCGCGCGCCTTGAGGTCCCGGCTCACGCGCTGCGACAACCCGGTCTGCGCGGGAACCTCGTCCTCGCCGCGCCAGCCGCCCACTACCGGCGCCCCGTCGACGAAGCGCCACAGGTAGGCGCTGAAGCTGCCGAACTGTTCCTGTACGGCCAGAAAGGCGCGCGCGTTGGCGATCGACGCGTCGATCTTGAGCCGGTTGCGCACGATTTCCCGGTTCTGAAGCAGGGCTGCGCGTTCGGCGGCGCCGAAGCGGGCCACGCGCGTGACCGCGAAGTCGTAGTAGGCGCGGCGGTAGCCGGCGCGCTTGTGCAGAATGGTACGCCAGCTCAGGCCCGCCTGCGCCCCTTCCAGGGTCAGGAACTCGAACTGGAGGCGGTCGTCGTCCCACACCGGCGTGCCCCACTCGCAGTCGTGATAGGCCTGCATCAATGCATCGCCCGCGCACCAGGGGCAGCGCCTCGGCTCGCCCATCAGGCGCCTCCCCCGTCGCCGCGGTCGCGGCCGACCGGCGCATGGGTCGGGCGCCGGCGACAGCGGACCGGGCGCGCCGGTCACGATCCGTTCTCCCCGCCGCCGCGGTTGCGGTTGATCAGCTCGATGCGCACCGCGCCGCCGGCGCGGTCGATGAACTTCGCGGCCGCGGACACCCGGTTGTCGCGGTCGAGCAGGTCCCACAGCTCCGCCACGGCCCGGCGCGGGTCCGAGGCCACCGGCAGCGGAAACGGCTCGCCGGCGAACGGCGGCAGCGGTATGCCGTCCCCCTCGTAGGTGGTGATGCAGTACCCCCAGCCGGGGCGCACGCCGCGGTACCTGAAGTGCTGGTGGCTGGTGTGCGGCGGCGCGCCGCCGGCCGTCTTCACGATCGCCAGCTCGCAGCACTGCACGCCCCCCGAGCCGCCCACGGTCAGCGCGCCGGCGATGCGCGCCGTGTAGTGGGGGGCGTCCGGTTCCACGTCGCGGCGCGAGAACGCGGCGCTGAACGACTCGCCACCGGCCAGGCCCGCGGCGATCGTGTCGGTCTGGTCGCCGTTGCCCACCACGTGCGTGACGCGTCCGTCGCCGTGCCGCACGGCGCACAGCGCCCGGTACAGCAGCAGGCTCGGGTCGCCGCGCTGCACTCCCGCCGCGGCGTCGGCAACCACCACCCGCACGCTGCCGTCCGGCTCGCGCACCAGGCGCCGGTTGCGGCTTCCCGCGCTGCGCCCCATGGTCCAGTAGAGTTGCACGCCGGCCGCGCCGTCGGCCGTGCAGCCGACCACCAGCCCGCGTCCCGGATAGCCGGTGCGCCGCAGCCAGCCGCGATCCTTGCATACCGGCCCTACCATGGCTCGCCGCCCGGCGCGGAGCGCCCTTTACAGCCGATTCGGCGCGCGTCTACGATCCTGCCGTGGCGCGTGGCGGGGCCTTCGAGGCGGCGGTTGAACGACTGATGGGGCTGACCGATCTGCGCCGGCCCGCGCCGCCGGGGGAGCGCCACCACTACCGCGCGCAGCGCATGCGCGCCTTGCTGCGCCAACTGCACGACCCTCACCTGGCGGTGCCCACGATCCACGTCGCCGGCACCAACGGCAAGGGCTCCACCGCCGCCATGCTCGCCGCCATGCTGCACGGCGCCGGACTGCGTGTCGGTCTGTTCACCTCTCCTCACCTGCACTCGGTGGTCGAGCGCATCCGCATCGGGCCGGACCCGGTCACCCGCGAGCAGTTCGCCGGCCTGTTCGCGCGCGTCTGGCAGGCGGCGCAGGCGGTCGCGCGCGATCCTGCGCTGCCCGGCGAGCGCGGCGCCGTGACCACGCTGGAGGTGCTGACGGCCATGGCGTTCCACTTCTTCCGCGAAACGGGAGCGGCATACCAGGTCGTGGAGGCGTTCGTCGGCGGACGCCATGACACCACCAATATCGTGCAACCCGTGCTGTCGGTCATTACCAATATCAGCCGCGATCACGTGCCCGCTCTCGGCACCACCCTGCGCGAGATCGCCCACGCCAAGGCAGGCATCATCAAGCCGGGGGTCCCGGTGGTCGTGGCGCCGCAGCGCCCTGCCGTGCATGCCGTGCTCGCGCGCGAGGCGACCACCCTCGGTTCACCGCTGGCGGCGGTTGCACGCCCGGCGCAGCCGACGCAAGCCCCCGCCCTGGAGGACTCCCATCAGGACCTGTGCTGGCGCGGCCGCCACGGCAAGTACCGGGTTGCGCTGCCGTTGCGCGGCCTCGCGCAGCGCGAGAACGCGGCCGTCGCCATCACGGCGGCGGAGCGGCTCATCGACCAGGGCGCTCCGTTGTCCGCCGACGCGATGTGCCGCGGTCTGGGAGGCGTCACCTGGCCGGGCCGGCTCGAGCTGGTGTGCCGCGGCCCGGTCCCGGTGCTGGTCGACGGCGCCCATTGCGCACGCGCCATGGATTGCCTGGTCGCCGAATTGCGCCGGCTGTGGACCGACACGGGCGCACGCTCCCCAACGGCGGAAATCCTGGCAGCGAGTGCACCGGAGTCGTCTGCCGGGAGCGGCACTCGGACCGGCAGGAGGGTGACGGCGCTGGTAGGCGC
Coding sequences within it:
- a CDS encoding response regulator transcription factor; this translates as MPKTHHILVVEDDDDIMELIRFNCGREGFVTVAARSAEEALRLLADSTPLLILVDLMLPGMDGLALCQILKSNVLTRGVPIVMVTAKGEEADIIAGLEQGAEDYVTKPFSPRVLIARIKAVLRRHGTEVHDRQAPLTVGALTIHPGRREVKVGGRAVRLTATEFSVLQFLAGHAGWVFTRNQLVAAVHGPDYPVTDRSIDVLIAGVRKKLGAGSGLIETVRGVGYRFKDATA
- a CDS encoding type II toxin-antitoxin system RelE/ParE family toxin; this translates as MVKSFKHKGLQRFFETGSKRGIQPKHADQLSDILASLDSATSPRDMGAPSFRLHLLEPRHAAIWSVYVAKNWSVDFRFVGEHVESVDYVDHH
- a CDS encoding glycosyltransferase, with the protein product MTVAGALQWAVLALCASMLLTHATLAAGVLAARLRDRRDEARRRRRPSGRRSAPPVSVVVAAMNEEQALPRLLDSLAAQTTGAFELVLVDDRSTDATAAIMERHRAAAPYPVRVVRNRRPPEDCTGKQQALDLGVAAAAGELLLFTDADCTVPPTWVERLTAYFTADAGGRTGVVFGQLAVQAPGGSGSGIGFGGSGDGDRTEGAAARGPDRFTDRYQAFDQPLVHQYSTGTAGLGQPTGCFGNNLALRAPVLAGIGGFRSLGYTITEDAALIGAASRAGWKVRASTLAETLVTTEPQPDWRAFINQHVRWNGGAFYSNDPAAAWGYRYVTLFLILSVAAAPFALLVPWLVVWPLTSLVSIGTLAALAAALYHPRRRRALARVVPYTLFFMGFYAYITVLAIAGVRAEWKGSRLPATHAP
- the trpS gene encoding tryptophan--tRNA ligase; translated protein: MSSTVAAPAGHRKSFQVGTRPRILTGDRPTGPLHVGHYVGSVKNRIELQDRYECFFIIADVHTLTTRPERVHVRELAANIRAVAIDYLATGIDPERAVIFVQSAVAETYELNTLLSMLTTVARLERVPSLKEMAQAAYLEAMPFGLLGYPVLQAADILLPRANLVPVGKDNESQVEVSRELARRFNRLYGKVFPVPDVLIGEVPTLVGTDGQAKMSKSLDNTIYLGDDAATVERKVRGMYTDPNRIRADIPGRVEGNPVFIYHDAFNPDRAEVDDLKERYRAGTVGDVEVKRKLTRALNDFLEPIRERRAALEAQPETVDEILHDGNERMRREARATMELVRDAMGFGFGRP
- a CDS encoding site-specific DNA-methyltransferase, producing MAAIEAAVVEVPTRHRLLRGDARLAALSPGSVHLVVTSPPYWILKEYRRADGQLGWVEDYQEFLAELDQVWRMCHEALVPGGRLICVVGDVCLARRRNRGKHTVVPLHASIQEHCREIGFDNLAPIIWSKIANAAYEVDRGGGGFLGKPYEPNAVVKNDIEYILMQRKGGGYRKPDLSARILSLLSETSFKRFFRQIWSDIPGESTRDHPAPYPVALADRLIRMFSFVGDTVLDPFNGTATTQVAAAACGRNSIGIEVDPVYFEDGLDRLRREIGGLLSTAHVSTGEVGARSGLPASA
- the htpG gene encoding molecular chaperone HtpG, coding for MAKHRFKTEVSQLLDLIIHSLYSHKEIFLRELVSNASDALDKLRYLTLTDEDFKGLPFTPRVDISFDSESKPKTLTVADSGIGMNADELRDNLGTIARSGTKRFLDAVQKSAKDGAGGDANLIGQFGVGFYSSFMVADRVEVLSLSAGEEQAHRWVSNGRGSFEISPAERTGAGTTVTLHLNEDGAEFAARWQIEEVIKKYSNHIPYPIHLHYTETRDKKEEQHSEQINAASALWQRPKSELADEDYFEFYRGLSYDQEDPLHYVHTRAEGTQEYTTLFFIPKKAPPDLYYADYRPGVKLYVKRVFITDDNKELLPAYLRFVRGVIDSEDLPLNVSREILQQNRLLTSIRNASVKKLLSEFRDLTNNPELYDTFITEFGRPLKEGLYQDFANRDALLELVRFRTTAHDGLTSLKQYVERMGEDQKAIYYITGERGANLRHSPLLEVYRAQQIEVLLMDDEIDGFVIPTIGKFEDHELKSVNRSDTADDLKTAASEKQEQELDALLKRIAEVLGDAVKEVKASARLTDSPSCIVADANDPTVSMQGVLRALGQEAEKFQPVLEVNPNHPIVTKLDALLKQGADEVVADTSHLLLEQALLIEGAQLSDPVAFASRLNRSLERALP
- a CDS encoding HigA family addiction module antitoxin, whose amino-acid sequence is MRMYDPPHPGGVLRRQWIEPLGVSITQAAKRLGVSRKALSELVNEHTGISPEMAVRLSIALDTSSELWMNMQASYDLWHAEQRRDELTVATLVAPR